A stretch of DNA from Parvularcula bermudensis HTCC2503:
GCCGTATCAACTATTGTATCGTTTTGTGAGTATAAGGAGCGCACACGGACCACTGAGCCTCCTTTTTTTCGCCACGCATTCCATTGATTGATGACATGAGTCAAATAAGGAGAATTAGGATCTAGATCAGCTACTTGCGATTGCACACCGCTTGGTAGCTTTTTACCAAGCTTCGCAAGCCAAGCTCCGTTTAATGGTGAAGCAATGAAACATGCTAATCCAATATCTGAATCTAAAGGCACCTGTCTTTGAAGCTGCTGCCCAAGAAGATCTCGCAGTATAACACCGCCCATGCTGTGTCCGATTAATATAATCTTAGAGTATCCGCCTTTATTATTTCGTATAAAATTATCAAGATTTCGCGAAACATAAAAAATTGGCTCTGATTTTCTCAGGCGTTTCGATGGGTACTCATATAGCATAGTTTCGCAATCGACTTTCTGAGCAATGTAAGTAGGCATATTGCCAAAAGAACCAGAGCTTCCTGTAAGCCCATGAACGAATATAGCAAGATTACCTTTACTTACTTTTCGCCCTCCTTGATCCTTCTTTTTAGAAGTGCAGTATTTAAAATCATATTTACTGAAGAATTCTGCGAACTCAGCAACCTCTCGCGCATCAAATTGTTCGTTCTTAAATTTATTTACTAACTCTATTAAGCGAGCCGCAGCCGCATCATCAATATCAGCTTCAATTAGTACGCAACCATAGCTTACTTTTATATTGGTTATTGTATCGGGCTCTGCCCCTAATATTTCAGCGAGCTCATCAATAAAAGTATCTAACAAATTATACTTGAAGTGCTCGAAATAATTGCGGTCACCATGCAATGTTATCGAAATGCGCCTTGTCATTTATTTTCCATATTCTCTATGCATTCAGCATGGACTATTTATATGATCTATGAACCAGCGCTCTGGTGACCGTGACGTCTCTCTGTGAGTCTGTTAAGGCTGAAGGGCAGAATTAGCGCCCGAAGTTTTATATCAAGCAAAGATAGGCCGTACAACGGTCGTTCACAAAAGTAAGCTGAATATCCGCTTCTGGCGAATTTCGACCGTTCGTTAGCCCATAGCTCAGATGGCGCAGTAGCTGACTTGGGCCATTAGTTTAAGCCATTTTGATGCAGAGTCTCGGGTACAGGTGGGCGCATGCCGAAGGCCGGATGCAATTTTGAGATGAACTGAAGTTCGATCTTTAAGATCGATGATGAATTCATTGGTCGAACGTCCGCTTTTGGATAGCTGTGGTCGAGCAGAGATCGTG
This window harbors:
- a CDS encoding esterase/lipase family protein translates to MTRRISITLHGDRNYFEHFKYNLLDTFIDELAEILGAEPDTITNIKVSYGCVLIEADIDDAAAARLIELVNKFKNEQFDAREVAEFAEFFSKYDFKYCTSKKKDQGGRKVSKGNLAIFVHGLTGSSGSFGNMPTYIAQKVDCETMLYEYPSKRLRKSEPIFYVSRNLDNFIRNNKGGYSKIILIGHSMGGVILRDLLGQQLQRQVPLDSDIGLACFIASPLNGAWLAKLGKKLPSGVQSQVADLDPNSPYLTHVINQWNAWRKKGGSVVRVRSLYSQNDTIVDTASAVGDDPEAVPIQNVDHVSIVKPKSPNDEIVETLSRFISEVNIGND